In the Desulfitobacterium hafniense DCB-2 genome, CCGACACCTGCTGCTTCATTTCTTACATAGAGACCCACACGATGGCGGTTGGTCTCCGGGCAATAGACTGTTGACACCCTCTTTTGCATAGTCTGACCGTTGTGATTTAAAAGAATTTCTGAGAACCCTTGCTTTTCGCCGGCACGATGGATGGCATTGGCTACATCCTGATCACTGTTCATTTCGCGACCGTCAATTTTCAGGATGATATCCCCTACTTCGATTCCCGCTTCTTTAGCCGGGTACACTAATTTCCCCTCCTGGTTCTGCACTGCGGCTTGACCAACTACCATGACACCTTTAGCCTGCAGGCTTACTCCAATTGATTGTCCACCCGGTAAAAGCTTCAGCTGCGGCATGACTTGGATGGCACTGGATTTAAAGGGAATCAGTCCGAACAGTTTGTAAGTGACCTGGACAATTTCAGACTTTCCCGTATTGGCAGCCATGATCGCGTCCGTTTCGGCAGCTTTTACTTCTTCTGTAACTATCAGGCTGGACAAGATTCCCGTCAGTTGGGGAAGAGCGCTCTGACTGGATTCTTGGAGTACCGGAAACTGAGCTACCTGATGGAGTGTTGGATTAAGACTGAGAAAGGTACAGAGAAGAACACTGGCGAAGACCATGGCTCTCTTCGTTTTCACTCTCTTATCACCCTCCGTCTTTTTGTCTCCCCATGTTCTTCCTTTCTCCCTATGCTATTATTTTTTTCGGAATCTAATAATAAATTAACCATTGCGATTTCTTTTCATCCTGTCAATTCCGTTCTGAATTACCAAATAAAAAAATAGAAGGCCAAATTCACCTTCTATTCTATAAAATCTCCATAATAATTCATTTCTATAAGAGATTATTGAATTTTTTTCCTGAGTTTGCGTGCATGCTCCAAGGCAATCGCTTCTTCATCGCCGCCCAGCATGCGGGCTAATTCATGGATTCTCTCATCTTCTGTCAAATATTGAATGCGGGTTCGTGTTCTTTCATTAATTATTTCTTTTTGGATGCCAAAATGATGATCCCCAAAAGCGGCCACTTGAGGGGCATGGGTTATACAAAAAACCTGTTTGCCCTCAGCGATCCTGGCTAATTTTTCTCCCACCTTCTGAATAGTGCGTCCACCGACACCGCTGTCCACTTCGTCAAAGACAAAGGTACCCACACTTTCAATTTTTGAGAGCAAGCTTTTCATAGCCAGCATTAAGCGGGACATCTCCCCACCGGATGCTACCTTGGCCAGAGGTTTAAGGGGTTCACCCACATTGGCGCTGAAATAGAATTCAGCCTGTTCGGCTCCCCCTACCTGAGGTTCTTTCAGGGCAGTGAAATGAACCTGGAAACTGCTTTTTTCCAGCCCCAAATCGGCACATTCTTTTTTTAAACCCTCCGCCAGCCGCTGGGCCTGAACTGCCCGGACCCGGGATAGTTCCTTGGCTTTTTCCGTATAATCCCGGCGGGCTGCTTCCTTATCCCGGCGCAAATCCTCCAGCTCGCCCTGAAGATGGGTTATGGTATGAAGTTCTTTCAACATCTCTTCTTTGGTTTGGAGAACCTCCTGGACCGTGTGCCCGTATTTTCGCAAGCGCTGCAACTGGATTAAACGCTCTTCGATTTGGTCTAAACGGCCGGGGTCAAAGTCAAAGCCTTCCCGGTAAGACATGACCTGAGAGGCTAAATCTTCAATCATATAATAAATGGATTCGATGGGCTCAAGCATCGTGCTGCACCCCTCATCATAGCGGAAGATTTCCTGCAAGGCTTTTCTGCTCCGTCCGATTTGATCAAATGCGGAGGATTGCCCATTGCCTTCATATAAAAGGGAATACACTTCAGTAATATTTCCCATGATCTTTTCCGAATTGACCAAACGCTTCTTTTCCTGTAATAAGGAGTCCTCTTCATCCCCTTGAGGATCAACCGCGGTGATCTCATCGATTTGATAGCGCAAAATATCTTCACGCCGCTCTCTATCCGCTTCACTGCGCAGAAGCTGCTGTTCCCGCTGGAGAAGACCGCGATAATTTTTGGCTGATTGATTCACCTGCTTAAGAAGCTCCAGTTGCTGCTCTCCCCCAAAGGCATCCAGCAAGCCGCGATGACTGTCCGGATTAAACAGGGATTGATGTTCCATTTGACCGTGGATATCCACTAAACCTTGAACTAAGGTGCGATAGAGAGTTAAGGGGACGGTTCTTCCTTGAACACGGCAGATATTTCTGCCGCTGCGATTGATTTCACGGGAAAGAATCAGCTGGCCGTCCTCAACGGGATAACCGGCTTCAGCCAGACCTTCGAGAACCTCCGGGGGACATTCTTCAAAAATTCCCTCCACCAAAGCTTTTTCCAGACCATGACGAATAAAATCCGTGCTGGCTCTGCCTCCGAGCAATACCCCAAGAGCATCAATAAGCATGGATTTACCTGTACCCGTTTCTCCGGAAAAAATAGTTAATCCCCGGGAAAAGGATAATTGCACGGCTTCCATCAAGGCGAAATTTTCTACATGGATTTCTGTTAACATATCAATCCATCTCCCCTTTGACCAATGACCCTATTGCATAAGCTTAGCGATGCGTTCCCGGACGCTGGGTACGGCACCGGCTGGCTTAACCACTAAGAGAATGGTATCATCACCGGCCACTGTTCCAATCACTTCTTCCCAATTGCTGTGATCGATTAAACTGGCCAGAGCCTGGGCATTCCCGGGAATGGTCCGCAGCACCACTAAATTCTCGCTGTCATTCACCGTAACCACAGTTTCTCTCAGCCGCCTTTTCAGCCGGTCCGGTGTGCTGAGAGGCTGAGCCGTCCCCGGAACAGCATAACGGTAATCATCTTCTGAAGTGGGAACTTTGATTAATCCCATTTCTTTGATGTCACGGGATACAGTGGCCTGGGTGACATCAAAGCCTGCCTTCCTTAATAGCTCAGCCAGCTCTTCCTGGGTATGAATCACTTGATTATTAATAATTTCTTGGATTTTCATCTGGCGACGGGTCTTCATTCGGTATCCCCCTTATTCTTCTGAACCAAAATCCAGTATGGTGCATTAGGGAGTTGGTTGATATACTCTCCCCGCAAGACACTATACTTTCGGCGCGGCAAACAGCTTAAGAATTCTTCCACTGCAGCAGCTTCTTCCAATCCGCCGGGATGACCGCGATACACCGTAAGAGCGATGACACCGCCTTGGCGGAGCAATTGGAGTACGGCTTCCAGGGCCGCAAGGGTTGAGGCGGCCTGGGTGGTAATCTCCTGACTATGTCCCGGCAAATATCCCAAATTAAACATAGCAGCCTGGACAGGGTCTTGAACTTTTTCCAGCAACCGACCATGATCCCAATGATACAGATGAACACGCTCTGCCATTTGCTGTTCCTTGAGCAGCCGTTGGGTTTCCTGAAGGGCGACCTCCTGAACATCAAAGGCATGAACCCTTCCTTCTGCTCCCACCAACTGAGCAAGAAACAAAGTATCCCGCCCCCGGCCGGCTGTGAGATCCAAAGCAATATCTCCCGGCTGGATGCTTCCCCTAAGTATAGTCTTCAGAAACCCTTGTATATCTTGAAGTCGATTATTCATGCCAACGATCCTTTAATTTCTCCCGCACCACACGGGGGAAACTCCTTTTCCCCAGACGGATTAGTAAGGCATTAATGGGAGCCCGTTTGATAACGACCTTTTCCCCATATTTAATAGCCGTCCGATGATAACCGTCAAAACTGACGATACACTCCTCGCCGCGGACCAAGCTGATTTCAATATTTTCTTGATCAGAAATGACCATCGGACGAGCCGATAAGGAATGAGCCGCCAGAGGAGTCAGCAAGATAGCCTCTACATTAGGACTCATAATCGGTCCCCCTGCAGATAAAGCATAGGCAGTAGAGCCTGTAGGGGTGGATACAATCAAGCCGTCGGCCGGATAGCTTACTGAAGGTTCTCCCGTCAGATTAGCCTGCAAGGTAACCATAGCTGAAGCAGGTTCTCTCAAAAAGACCACATCGTTTAATACGTCGAAGGTCTGGTCTGCATCATTCACAGTCGCCGTGAGCATAAGCCGTTCCTGAATACTATAGTCATGATTCGTGATCTTCTCTAAAGCGTCAAAGATCTCGTTTCGTTCAATTTCACAAAGAAATCCCAGGCGGCCAAGATTGACACCCAGAACAGGAATAGCATAGGGAGCCGCCTCCCGGGAGGCTTCCAGCAACGTCCCGTCCCCCCCTAAAGAGATGAGGAAACCCACTCCTTGAGCAGTGATCTTTTCCCAATCGGTATAAACATCCCACCCACGTTCTGCAAACCAGTGAGTGATCTGCCCGGCTAAGGTTATAGCTTCAGGTTTACTGTGATTAATCCACAAGCCGACTCGATCCACAGCTTCTCACGACCTTCCTCCTTGAGCATCTTGTACAATCTCAGGAATCAATTCCCGCCAGGGCAAGTTATTCTCCTGTTCTCGGTTTAACCAAGCCAGATATTCAATATTTCCCTCCGGACCGCGGATCGGTGAGAAGTCCAAACCTTTAACCTTAAGCCCGTTTTTCTCCGCCTCTTCAAGGACATGAACCAGGACCTCCTGATGAACCTGAGGGTCCTTGACAACTCCCTTTTTCCCGATATGCTCCCGTCCTGCTTCAAACTGAGGTTTGATTAAAGTAATAATTTGGCCATCCTCTTTGAGTATCTTCAGCATGGCCGGAAAAATCTTCGTGACGGAGATAAAGGCCACATCAGATACCACAAAATCCACCTGTTCCGGCAAAGAATCCCCCTCAAGGTAGCGGGCATTGACCCGTTCCATGCAGACAACCCGGGAATCCGTACGCAGTTTCCAATCCAACTGTCCATAGCCTACGTCAATGGCATAGACCCGCTGGGCACCGTTTTGCAAAGCACAATCCGTAAACCCTCCGGTAGAGGCGCCAATATCGGCGACAACAGCTTCAGCGAAAGATACGGGAAATACTTTGAGGGCCTTCTCCAGCTTGAGACCGCCCCGGGAAACATAGGGTATGAGATCTCCCTTGACTTCCAGAAGGGTATCCTCCGCCAGTTCCAGGCCCGGCTTATCCAGCCGCCGCCCCTGGCTATAGACCAGCCCGGCCATAATGGTGGCCTTGGCTTTTTCCCGGCTGGGGGATAATCCTCTTTTGACCAGCAAACTATCCAGTCGCTCTTTCCCTTTAGACACTGCTTCTACCCTCAATCCGCTGTAAAACCTTTAAACGCTCCGCTGCCTTTAGTATGCCAACAACAGACAATCCATACCCTTGATGCAACAGAGAGATGGCTCCCTGATCCACATACTCGTCATAGCCTAAACGCTCCACGACCACATCGGTTAACCCCTCATCGCCCAAAACTTCCATGACGGCACTGCCCATACCGCCGGCCAGCATATGGTCCTCCACAGTGATGATACGCTTGGTCATCCGGGCATAGCGCAGAATTGACTCTCTATCCAAAGGATTAATATAACGCAAATTAATGACGGTGGCTTCCACTCCCCGGTGGCGAAGCTCAACCGCCGCAGCCAGGCAGGTATACACCATCGGGCCCACCCCGATCAGAGTAATATCCTTACCTTCTT is a window encoding:
- the argR gene encoding arginine repressor, translated to MKTRRQMKIQEIINNQVIHTQEELAELLRKAGFDVTQATVSRDIKEMGLIKVPTSEDDYRYAVPGTAQPLSTPDRLKRRLRETVVTVNDSENLVVLRTIPGNAQALASLIDHSNWEEVIGTVAGDDTILLVVKPAGAVPSVRERIAKLMQ
- the recN gene encoding DNA repair protein RecN translates to MLTEIHVENFALMEAVQLSFSRGLTIFSGETGTGKSMLIDALGVLLGGRASTDFIRHGLEKALVEGIFEECPPEVLEGLAEAGYPVEDGQLILSREINRSGRNICRVQGRTVPLTLYRTLVQGLVDIHGQMEHQSLFNPDSHRGLLDAFGGEQQLELLKQVNQSAKNYRGLLQREQQLLRSEADRERREDILRYQIDEITAVDPQGDEEDSLLQEKKRLVNSEKIMGNITEVYSLLYEGNGQSSAFDQIGRSRKALQEIFRYDEGCSTMLEPIESIYYMIEDLASQVMSYREGFDFDPGRLDQIEERLIQLQRLRKYGHTVQEVLQTKEEMLKELHTITHLQGELEDLRRDKEAARRDYTEKAKELSRVRAVQAQRLAEGLKKECADLGLEKSSFQVHFTALKEPQVGGAEQAEFYFSANVGEPLKPLAKVASGGEMSRLMLAMKSLLSKIESVGTFVFDEVDSGVGGRTIQKVGEKLARIAEGKQVFCITHAPQVAAFGDHHFGIQKEIINERTRTRIQYLTEDERIHELARMLGGDEEAIALEHARKLRKKIQ
- a CDS encoding TlyA family RNA methyltransferase, with the translated sequence MSKGKERLDSLLVKRGLSPSREKAKATIMAGLVYSQGRRLDKPGLELAEDTLLEVKGDLIPYVSRGGLKLEKALKVFPVSFAEAVVADIGASTGGFTDCALQNGAQRVYAIDVGYGQLDWKLRTDSRVVCMERVNARYLEGDSLPEQVDFVVSDVAFISVTKIFPAMLKILKEDGQIITLIKPQFEAGREHIGKKGVVKDPQVHQEVLVHVLEEAEKNGLKVKGLDFSPIRGPEGNIEYLAWLNREQENNLPWRELIPEIVQDAQGGRS
- the spoIVB gene encoding SpoIVB peptidase, which gives rise to MKTKRAMVFASVLLCTFLSLNPTLHQVAQFPVLQESSQSALPQLTGILSSLIVTEEVKAAETDAIMAANTGKSEIVQVTYKLFGLIPFKSSAIQVMPQLKLLPGGQSIGVSLQAKGVMVVGQAAVQNQEGKLVYPAKEAGIEVGDIILKIDGREMNSDQDVANAIHRAGEKQGFSEILLNHNGQTMQKRVSTVYCPETNRHRVGLYVRNEAAGVGTLTFYDPTNHKYGALGHVINDVDTNQKIEILNGNVVASTIYAIEKGKRGHPGEKIGSFVNQSKFSGNIEKNTVSGIFGSLEGEIKNPYFQEPITVGWESEIKEGPAKIYTVLEGERIEEYDVQIERIMHNRTDSKNMVIKVTDPELVEKTGGIIQGMSGSPIVQDGKIIGAVTHVFVNDASRGYGVFIQNMLKDADIIDKKEVA
- a CDS encoding NAD(+)/NADH kinase, encoding MDRVGLWINHSKPEAITLAGQITHWFAERGWDVYTDWEKITAQGVGFLISLGGDGTLLEASREAAPYAIPVLGVNLGRLGFLCEIERNEIFDALEKITNHDYSIQERLMLTATVNDADQTFDVLNDVVFLREPASAMVTLQANLTGEPSVSYPADGLIVSTPTGSTAYALSAGGPIMSPNVEAILLTPLAAHSLSARPMVISDQENIEISLVRGEECIVSFDGYHRTAIKYGEKVVIKRAPINALLIRLGKRSFPRVVREKLKDRWHE
- a CDS encoding tRNA (mnm(5)s(2)U34)-methyltransferase, with translation MNNRLQDIQGFLKTILRGSIQPGDIALDLTAGRGRDTLFLAQLVGAEGRVHAFDVQEVALQETQRLLKEQQMAERVHLYHWDHGRLLEKVQDPVQAAMFNLGYLPGHSQEITTQAASTLAALEAVLQLLRQGGVIALTVYRGHPGGLEEAAAVEEFLSCLPRRKYSVLRGEYINQLPNAPYWILVQKNKGDTE